From Rhodovastum atsumiense, a single genomic window includes:
- a CDS encoding cold-shock protein: MPKGTVKWFNPTKGYGFIAPDTGGKDVFVHISAVQKAGLRTLNEGQKVGFDVEQQQNGRTAAVNLSGGD; encoded by the coding sequence ATGCCTAAGGGCACTGTCAAGTGGTTCAACCCCACCAAGGGGTACGGGTTCATTGCGCCGGATACCGGTGGCAAGGATGTCTTTGTCCACATCAGCGCGGTCCAGAAAGCTGGCCTGCGCACGTTGAACGAGGGCCAGAAGGTCGGGTTCGATGTCGAGCAGCAGCAGAACGGGCGCACGGCCGCCGTCAATCTGAGCGGCGGGGACTGA